The nucleotide sequence CCTGGTGCTTGCCGGCGGGGATCGGCTTGGTCGCGGCCACCATGTAGTGGTCGATGCCGAGGAAGTTGTAGCAGTACTTGAGCCTGCCCTCGTGGGCGTACAGCGTCCAGCCCCCGGCGCTGCCGCCCTGGGTGATGAGCACTCCGCTGGCCCCGCCCGTTGGCACCTCGACTTCGGCGGTCACCGAGTGCGATTTGTTCTTGATCGTCAAGACGCACCATTCGCTGACGCGCATCCCGTCGAACAACAGCTGGCTGTTGCCCCGCACCAATTGCGGACGGCCGGCGATATCGGGGTTGATCCGCTCGAAGCCGCGGTCATCGAGCGGCACAACGTTGTACTTGGTGGCCTCGATGAGCCAAAGCCGCTGCAGCTCGGCGAGCTTGACCGGGTTCTGCGTGGCCAGATCGTGCGCCTGGGTCCAGTCACCGGGGGCATACAGCTCCCATACGTCGTCGTCGAACGGCGGTGGGGCGTCGGCTTTCCACGGGGTGCGGTGTTTGGTCACCGCGGTCCAGCCCTGGAAGTAGATGCCGCGGTTGCCCATCATCTCGAAATATTGGACCTCGTGGGTTTCGGGCGCCGCGGCATCGCGCAGCGTCGACATCATGCTGACGCCTTCGAGGGGCGCCTGGGCTATTCCATTGACCGAGTGCGGCGCCGGCAAACCGGCCGCCTCCAGGATGGTCGGCGCCACGTCGATCACGTGGTGGAACTGGTCGCGCATTCCCCCTTGCTCGGTGAGGCCGTTGGGCCAGTGCACGACGGTGCCGTTGCGGGTGCCGCCCCAGTGCGAGGCGACCTGCTTGGTCCACTGGTAGGGCGCGCAGAGGGCATGCGCCCAGCCGACGGCGTAGTGGTTGTAGGCATCCGGGGTGCCGAAATCGTCGGTCTTGGATAGCAGGAACTCCGTCGTCTCGATCCCGGGTAACCCGTTGAGCGTGGTCATCTCGTTGAAGCACCCGTTGATGGTGCCCTCGGCCGAGGCTCCGTTGTCGCCGATGATGTAGTAGATCAGCGTGTCGTCGAGGACACCGAGGTCATCGATGGCATCGACGAGGCGACCCACCTCATGGTCGGTCTGCTCGAGGAACCCGGCGTAGATCTCCATCTGCCTGGCCAATACCGGCTTGAGCTCGTCGGGCATGTCGTCCCAGGCCGGGATCTCGTCATGGCGCTTGGTCAGCTCAGCGTCATCGGGCACCACCCCGAGTTCCTTCTGCCGGTTGAGGGTCTTCTCCCGCAGCGCGTCCCACCCGTCGTCGAACTTGCCCCGGTACTTGTCCGACCACACTTTGGGCACGTGATGCGGGGCGTGGGTCGCACCGGGCGCGAAATACATGAAGAACGGCTTGTCGGGCATCAGCGCCTTTTGCTGGCGTACCCAGGTGAGCGCCCGATCCGCCAGATCCTCGGTCAGCGTGTAGCCCTGCTCCGGAGTCTTGGGCGGTTCCACCGCCGTGGTGCCCTCGTACAGACCCGGGTAGTACTGATTGGCCTCGCCGCCGACGAAGCCGTAGAAGTACTCGAACCCCGAACCCGTCGGCCACTGGTGGAACGGGCCCATCGGGGTGACCTCCCACCCCGGCACCTCGTGACACTTGCCGAACTGTGCGGTGGAATAGCCGTTGAGCTTCAAGGTCTCGGCCAGCGGTGCCTTCTCCTTGGGCCTGATGCTGTTGTTGCCGGGCGCCGAGGTGGCCATCTCGGTGATCGCGCCCATGCCCACCGAGTGGTGGTTGCGCCCGGTCAACAGTGCTTGCCGGGTGGGTGAACACAGCGCGGTGGTGTGGAACCGGTTGAGTTTGAGCCCGCCGGCCGCCAGCCGCTCGGCCACCGGGGTGCGACACGGTCCGCCGAACGCCGACGCCGCGCCGAACCCGACATCGTCGATCAAGACGATGAGCACGTTCGGCGCCCCCTGCGGCGGGCGCAGCTGCTTGATCGGTGGGTATTTGGTGTTGGGGTCCTTGGCGTCGTAGGTGGTCAATCCCACGTGCTTGGGGTCGGGGATGGGCAGGTGCTCACGGGCCAGATGCGGCTCGCGGTGCGCGTCTGAGGCGGCCCCGGTCGACGATTTCTTGGCTGGGGTATTCTTCGCCGCCTTGGCCATCATGAACTCCTTGTCAATTGGCTTTACTGCCTTGCTAACTCGCGCAACCGCTGCCTCACTACCCTGCCACGCCCCCATCGAGCGGGGACTGTTATCGCCAGTTCGGTTTGCTGGGACGTTGTGCCAGGAGCACGACGAGATTAGATTTCGTCGACATGGAGCCCAGGTGGCCACCTTTTCAAGAGCCGAGCGCTCGCCGGGTATGGCACCAGGTGCTCAGGCCGGTAGCCGCCGAAATGCAAACGTGCGCAACCCAGCTGGCGCGTGACATCGTTGACCGATACCAGTCCGAGTTGCCGAGCATCGTTCCCGATCCGCCGGCGGTGGCCGAACAGCTTGCCAGCGTCGAAGCCAGTGTCCGCCAAATCGCCGAGTGCATCGACTCCGGGGAGGGGCCGCGGCTGCTCGACCTGACGCCGGCCACCGCCGCGATCGGTCGCTCTGGAGTGCAACGAAACATTGCGCTCAATGACCTCTTCCGCTCGGTACGGATGGCCCAGGAGCGAACGTGGCAATGGCTGTTCGACCGGATCACCGCGAGTTCGGCAGCGGCCGACCACGACCGGGCGCTCGACCTGGCCACCAACTGGCTGTTCGGTTATGTCGACGTCGTCCTGATTCGGGCCGAACGGCTCTACGAAGTCGAACGCGAGGCCTGGTTGACCGGTGCGGCCGCCGCACGCGCGGCGGCGGTCGAGGACATCCTCACCGAACGTGAAGACGATGCGCAGCGGGCTTCCACCCGGCTGCGTTACGACGTCAACCGACACCATGTCGGCGTCAGCGTGTGGCGCGACGTGACCCAGGACGCCTGCGCTGGCCAAGTGACACTCACCCAGGCACTGACGCAGCTGACTCGTGCCATCGCGGCCCAAAGCGTCCTGGCCCATCCGGCCGGCTCGAAGGCCATTGCCGGCTGGCTGAGCCGGCCGCAGGCATTCACCGCTGCGGAGCTGGATGTGGCCAACATCGGTAGCGGCATCCACCTACCGCAGGACGTCCGGGTCGCCATCGGTGAACCGGGTTGGGGGATAAGCGGTTTCCGTCGCACCCATGTCGAGGCGTCGCACGCGCAACGGTTCGTCTCATTGCTCGGGGATCGCGCTGAGGTGGTGACCTGCTACCGCAACGTTGCGGTAGCAGCCCTGGCCGGCACGGACCGCGGGCACGCGGTGGCATTCGTCAGACGCGTCCTGGGGCCTTTGGCCGCCAACGATGAGGGGACGTATCGGATTGCCACCACGCTTGCGGTGTATCTCGAGGAAAACCGCAGCCCGGCCAAGGCCGCGCAACGACTTGGGGTGCATCCCAACACGGTCAGCTATCGGGTCCACCAGGCCGAGGAATTGCTTGGCCGCACGATCGACATCGGCACCCTTGATCTGTCGGTCGCGCTCGCACTATTGCCCGCCATGCGCGCCATGACCCAGGGCAGCGGTGGCGACCTGTGATCCTGGCCGGCTACTCCTCCGGGGCTTGCGGGCCGCTTCCTGCTTTGCGGCCCTTGCGAGATAGGAACGCCTGCATGTGCTGTTGCGGCTCACCGGTCTGGAACGCAAGGCCGAATTGCTCGATGCTGTCCTCGATCGCCGCCTGCACCGTCATGTCGGGCCACTTGGCCAGTAGGCGTTTTTGCTGCTGAAGGGCCTGCGGGCCGAATCCGGCAAGTTTTGTTGCGAGTGCGGCGATCCGCAGGTCCAGCGCGTCGGGCGCGACGACCTCGTGCACCAGTGCCCAGCTTGCGGCCGTGTCGGCGTCGATGGTTTCACCAGTCAGCAGCAGCCAAGTTGTCCGCGAGGCCCCGACCAGCGCCGGCAGCAACGCCGAATGGATCACCGACGGGATTCCCACCGCCACTTCGGGCATGCCGAATCGGGCGCCGGATTCGGCGATCCGCAGATCGCAGCACGCCGCGATTTCCAGGCCCCCGCCCAGACACCAACCCGCGATTCGGGCGATGACCGGAACGGGGCACTGTCGAATCGACTCGCACAGGCCCGCCAGTCGGCGGATGAAGGCCTGGGCGCTGAGGCGGTCCAGGGTGACCATTTCCTTGATGTCGGCGCCACCGATGAACGCCTTCTCGCCCGCGGCGCGCAGTACCACGACCCGCACGCCGCTGTCTTGGTTGATGCTGCGAAATGCATTGGTAAGGGCCGTGATAGCCGCGGTTCCGACAATGTTCAGCGGTCCCGAATCGATCAGTTCGACGGTGGCCACGCCGCCGTCACGACCGAGGT is from Mycobacterium marinum and encodes:
- a CDS encoding arylsulfatase; translation: MAKAAKNTPAKKSSTGAASDAHREPHLAREHLPIPDPKHVGLTTYDAKDPNTKYPPIKQLRPPQGAPNVLIVLIDDVGFGAASAFGGPCRTPVAERLAAGGLKLNRFHTTALCSPTRQALLTGRNHHSVGMGAITEMATSAPGNNSIRPKEKAPLAETLKLNGYSTAQFGKCHEVPGWEVTPMGPFHQWPTGSGFEYFYGFVGGEANQYYPGLYEGTTAVEPPKTPEQGYTLTEDLADRALTWVRQQKALMPDKPFFMYFAPGATHAPHHVPKVWSDKYRGKFDDGWDALREKTLNRQKELGVVPDDAELTKRHDEIPAWDDMPDELKPVLARQMEIYAGFLEQTDHEVGRLVDAIDDLGVLDDTLIYYIIGDNGASAEGTINGCFNEMTTLNGLPGIETTEFLLSKTDDFGTPDAYNHYAVGWAHALCAPYQWTKQVASHWGGTRNGTVVHWPNGLTEQGGMRDQFHHVIDVAPTILEAAGLPAPHSVNGIAQAPLEGVSMMSTLRDAAAPETHEVQYFEMMGNRGIYFQGWTAVTKHRTPWKADAPPPFDDDVWELYAPGDWTQAHDLATQNPVKLAELQRLWLIEATKYNVVPLDDRGFERINPDIAGRPQLVRGNSQLLFDGMRVSEWCVLTIKNKSHSVTAEVEVPTGGASGVLITQGGSAGGWTLYAHEGRLKYCYNFLGIDHYMVAATKPIPAGKHQVRMEFGYDGGGLGRGGDVTLFYDGKAVGQGRVERTQPMAFSADEACDVGCDTGSPASPDYGPTGNAFSGTIAWVQIDLGADSHDHLITAEDRFNIAMAKQ
- a CDS encoding PucR family transcriptional regulator; protein product: MEPRWPPFQEPSARRVWHQVLRPVAAEMQTCATQLARDIVDRYQSELPSIVPDPPAVAEQLASVEASVRQIAECIDSGEGPRLLDLTPATAAIGRSGVQRNIALNDLFRSVRMAQERTWQWLFDRITASSAAADHDRALDLATNWLFGYVDVVLIRAERLYEVEREAWLTGAAAARAAAVEDILTEREDDAQRASTRLRYDVNRHHVGVSVWRDVTQDACAGQVTLTQALTQLTRAIAAQSVLAHPAGSKAIAGWLSRPQAFTAAELDVANIGSGIHLPQDVRVAIGEPGWGISGFRRTHVEASHAQRFVSLLGDRAEVVTCYRNVAVAALAGTDRGHAVAFVRRVLGPLAANDEGTYRIATTLAVYLEENRSPAKAAQRLGVHPNTVSYRVHQAEELLGRTIDIGTLDLSVALALLPAMRAMTQGSGGDL
- a CDS encoding enoyl-CoA hydratase: METTESRFVNLGRDGGVATVELIDSGPLNIVGTAAITALTNAFRSINQDSGVRVVVLRAAGEKAFIGGADIKEMVTLDRLSAQAFIRRLAGLCESIRQCPVPVIARIAGWCLGGGLEIAACCDLRIAESGARFGMPEVAVGIPSVIHSALLPALVGASRTTWLLLTGETIDADTAASWALVHEVVAPDALDLRIAALATKLAGFGPQALQQQKRLLAKWPDMTVQAAIEDSIEQFGLAFQTGEPQQHMQAFLSRKGRKAGSGPQAPEE